In Centropristis striata isolate RG_2023a ecotype Rhode Island chromosome 1, C.striata_1.0, whole genome shotgun sequence, one DNA window encodes the following:
- the lcor gene encoding ligand-dependent corepressor — translation MQRMIRQFAAEYTSKTTQDDSPLPNGNMKDQSLPRAASLVAAPSTAAASAQNPVLSKLLMADQDGPLDLSVKKNEADPEPSQQDGVLDLSTKKNHSAGNLKTFPSLSPEPGVKGRSIKVEHPLQEVDEDGLLQRSLQDGLRENYVNSNSFKPPMARSLRIKEELLSQKHRLLSQPAALSLANLESAGLLNHAQSYSLLGQKGSSSFWGSKAHLESLMKLKQASGALSGALSDLKDLPTFLENHHNHHGAFSFKSSLHHHHHNQVSKAQHHHNEGKRDQGHSPPVDLKIPQVRGMDLSWDSHASDLYGYGAMGVGGGGHGENTLSRKLRAILPKQNRRGGSLGSLLDGAADYWNSDLDHSSSGPAYSTSDVEGDPNSKQPRKKRGRYRQYNSEILEEAITVVMSGKMSVSKAQNMYGIPHSTLEYKVKERMGTLKNPPKKKLKLMMKMEAGGQDFPLAESENTPTATPRDDGPPLAAADLKDNVKEEIDDNFKPID, via the exons ATGCAGCGAATGATCCGCCAGTTTGCTGCCGAATATACCTCAAAAACTACTCAGGACGACTCTCCCCTGCCCAACGGCAACATGAAGGACCAAAGCCTGCCGAGAGCGGCGTCTCTGGTCGCGGCCCCGT ccacgGCTGCTGCCTCTGCACAGAACCCCGTCCTCAGCAAGCTGCTCATGGCCGACCAGGACGGCCCGCTGGACCTCTCCGTCAAAAAGAACGAGGCCGACCCAGAGCCCAGCCAACAGG ACGGCGTCCTGGACCTCTCCACCAAGAAGAACCACAGCGCAGGAAACCTCAAAACCTTCCCCAGCCTCTCCCCTGAGCCCGGGGTCAAAGG ACGTTCCATCAAAGTGGAGCATCCCCTGCAGGAGGTGGATGAGGATGGCCTGCTGCAGAGAAGCTTGCAGGATGGACTGAGGGAGAACTATGTCAACTCCAACTCCTTCAAGCCGCCAATGGCCCGCTCGCTGCGCATCAAGGAAGAGCTCCTCAGCCAGAAGCATCGCCTCCTGAGCCAGCCTGCTGCTCTCTCATTGGCTAACTTAGAGTCAGCCGGCTTGCTCAATCATGCGCAGTCCTACTCCTTGCTCGGCCAAAAGGGCTCTTCCTCTTTCTGGGGAAGCAAGGCCCACCTTGAGAGCCTGATGAAGCTAAAGCAGGCCAGCGGAGCTCTGAGCGGGGCCCTCAGTGACCTCAAAGACCTCCCGACATTCCTGGAGAATCACCACAACCACCACGGAGCCTTCTCCTTCAAAAGTTCCctccaccatcaccaccacaaTCAGGTCTCCAAGGCCCAACACCACCACAACGAGGGCAAGAGGGACCAGGGCCACTCGCCTCCCGTCGACCTAAAGATACCCCAGGTTCGGGGCATGGATCTGTCCTGGGACTCCCATGCATCTGATCTCTACGGCTACGGTGCCATGGGGGTCGGAGGCGGTGGCCACGGGGAGAACACCCTGAGCCGGAAGCTGAGAGCCATCCTGCCCAAGCAGAACCGCCGAGGAGGAAGCCTCGGGAGCCTGCTGGACGGGGCGGCCGACTACTGGAACTCCGACTTGGACCACTCAAGTTCTGGGCCGGCATACTCCACCTCCGACGTGGAAGGGGACCCGAACTCCAAGCAGCCGAGGAAGAAGAGGGGCCGCTATCGCCAGTACAACTCGGAGATCTTGGAGGAGGCCATAACGGTCGTGATGAGCGGAAAGATGAGTGTCTCCAAGGCTCAGAACATGTATGGGATCCCGCACAGCACCCTGGAGTACAAGGTCAAGGAGCGCATGGGAACCCTGAAGAACCCCCCAAAGAAGAAGCTCAAGCTGATGATGAAGATGGAAGCAGGAGGCCAGGATTTTCCTCTCGCAGAGTCGGAGAACACGCCCACCGCAACTCCACGAGATGACGGCCCGCCGCTGGCAGCTGCCGATCTCAAGGACAATGTAAAAGAAGAGATTGATGACAATTTCAAACCAATCGACTAA